Proteins encoded by one window of Fibrobacter sp. UWB15:
- a CDS encoding PHB depolymerase family esterase encodes MRNPKFASIASLALFGLFSSQAFAWSIDGVVKSKVSGRLLGGVKINTFNFGGYETTSAEDGTFRLSSDGNTGIVANAYTANVALHMEGNMLTIYNADARSLSVSVINSLGKVLKKSNIENVQGIVSLDLGKLAKGAKFIRVSADNRNSTFMLTDKGAVKALKKEGDLLPMLQFALDGYANFVYQMQSETETGVTIEMVRPSADASSSSEAIEPPKSSSSQQVEPPKSSSSAGSDEPIVVDCSGKTAKVGDKQNMSVTVDGKQRTFIMHIPSAYKGDKPVPLVIDYHPIGGSGNGEFGSSPYKAKTDPEGVITLYPDGTSKPGGMGNGWNVGPCCSNDDDVKFSYAMIDKLKEIACIDPQRIYATGFSMGGGMSNHVACMMSDVFAAVAPAAMDLNKTNSAQCKMSRPISVINFRGTNDPVCKYQGGDSGFNDGLNFLGAEGTFKFWAEKNGCTGAPTKNANGCDEYSNCQDGTKVVLCTKQGGGHDYGDASIGWPFLKQFTLPASFVK; translated from the coding sequence ATGCGTAACCCCAAATTCGCAAGTATCGCTAGCCTGGCACTGTTCGGCTTGTTCAGCAGCCAGGCTTTTGCCTGGAGCATTGACGGCGTGGTCAAATCCAAGGTTTCCGGCCGTTTGCTCGGCGGTGTAAAAATCAACACATTCAACTTCGGCGGCTATGAAACCACTAGCGCCGAAGATGGCACATTCCGCCTCAGCAGCGATGGCAACACGGGCATTGTCGCCAACGCCTACACCGCAAATGTCGCCCTCCACATGGAAGGCAACATGCTCACCATTTATAACGCGGACGCACGTTCTCTCAGCGTGTCCGTGATCAACTCCCTTGGCAAGGTTCTCAAGAAAAGCAACATCGAAAACGTCCAGGGAATCGTCTCCCTCGACTTGGGCAAGCTTGCAAAAGGCGCGAAGTTCATCCGCGTCAGTGCAGACAACCGCAACAGCACCTTTATGTTGACCGACAAGGGTGCAGTCAAGGCTCTCAAGAAAGAAGGCGACCTGTTGCCGATGCTCCAGTTCGCGCTGGATGGTTATGCCAACTTTGTCTACCAAATGCAGAGCGAAACCGAGACCGGCGTGACCATCGAAATGGTAAGGCCCTCTGCCGACGCTTCTTCCAGCTCTGAAGCTATTGAACCGCCGAAATCTTCTAGCTCTCAACAGGTTGAACCGCCGAAATCTTCCAGCAGCGCCGGCAGCGACGAACCTATCGTAGTCGATTGCTCCGGCAAGACTGCAAAGGTCGGAGATAAGCAAAACATGTCCGTGACCGTCGATGGCAAGCAGCGCACCTTTATTATGCACATTCCGAGTGCCTACAAGGGCGACAAGCCCGTACCGCTCGTTATTGACTACCACCCGATTGGCGGTTCCGGCAATGGCGAATTCGGAAGTTCTCCGTACAAGGCCAAGACTGACCCCGAAGGCGTAATCACGCTTTACCCGGACGGCACCAGCAAACCGGGTGGAATGGGTAACGGCTGGAACGTCGGCCCCTGCTGCTCCAACGATGACGACGTCAAGTTCTCTTACGCAATGATTGACAAGCTCAAAGAAATCGCCTGTATCGACCCGCAGCGCATTTACGCAACCGGTTTCTCGATGGGTGGCGGCATGAGCAACCACGTGGCCTGTATGATGTCCGACGTCTTTGCAGCAGTCGCTCCGGCAGCTATGGACTTGAACAAGACCAACAGTGCACAGTGCAAGATGTCTCGTCCGATCTCTGTCATCAACTTCCGCGGTACAAATGACCCTGTCTGCAAATACCAGGGCGGCGATAGCGGATTCAATGACGGTCTGAACTTCTTGGGCGCCGAAGGCACCTTCAAGTTCTGGGCTGAAAAGAACGGCTGTACCGGCGCTCCGACCAAGAACGCCAATGGTTGCGACGAATACTCCAACTGCCAGGATGGCACGAAGGTTGTTCTCTGCACCAAGCAGGGCGGTGGCCACGACTACGGTGACGCAAGCATCGGCTGGCCGTTCCTGAAGCAGTTCACCCTGCCGGCAAGCTTCGTGAAGTAA
- a CDS encoding endo-1,4-beta-xylanase, whose protein sequence is MKKIISTATKVAAVALAASTFSFAGPGLADGAAKFVGNITTNGQVRSDFTQLWNQITAENECKWASIEGTRGRYNWSGCDAAYNWAKNNGGHFKFHALVWGSQYPNWLNGLSAADTKTAITNWMDAVKQHYPELEMIDVVNEAIKSGGSYHSGYGKNNNIIAALGGDNGNYEFVVTAFKMARERWPNAILIYNDYNTVQWQKNEGIDLIQKLKKAGAPVDAYGLQAHDMQVSGGQAGGQGGGGSCLNINTLKSAIEEIWNKTQMPMFISEYDIASNDDNDQKNCYSQQISYFMENEHIAGITLWGYIYGSTWTSGGNSGIIRNGQDRPAMTWLKDYLSKNKGVNTTGLPTGEITPVEPEPQTPFKGEALAVPGKIEVEDFDVPGKGKNEDGTSNASYADDGENHGDSDYRKDTGADLYKKATGVALGYNNTGDWYEYTINVAEAGEYTAVASVATEGTGAFTLSLDGKALADFEVTGTSYDEFTDVSKKVTLPAGKHILRMEVTQEYFDIDYINFVKGDAGDPQFMQQNVKFDNNSRQDYHVFDQNGVHMGVLTAYGFDAAKEILQTSSAVKSSGIYYLRCRTTGQMQSVRVTR, encoded by the coding sequence ATGAAAAAGATAATCTCTACAGCAACGAAGGTTGCTGCGGTCGCTCTCGCAGCATCAACTTTCTCTTTTGCCGGTCCGGGCTTGGCTGATGGTGCAGCCAAATTCGTCGGTAACATTACCACTAACGGCCAGGTCCGTAGCGACTTTACGCAGTTGTGGAACCAGATCACAGCAGAAAACGAATGTAAGTGGGCATCCATCGAAGGTACCCGCGGTCGTTACAACTGGTCTGGTTGCGACGCTGCCTATAACTGGGCAAAGAACAACGGTGGCCACTTCAAGTTCCACGCTCTGGTGTGGGGCTCCCAGTACCCCAACTGGTTGAATGGCCTTAGCGCTGCCGATACCAAGACCGCCATCACGAACTGGATGGATGCCGTCAAGCAGCATTACCCCGAACTCGAAATGATTGACGTGGTGAACGAAGCCATTAAGTCGGGCGGCAGCTACCACTCTGGCTACGGCAAGAACAACAATATCATCGCGGCTCTCGGTGGCGACAACGGTAACTACGAATTCGTGGTGACCGCATTCAAGATGGCCCGTGAACGTTGGCCGAATGCAATCCTCATCTATAACGACTACAATACCGTTCAGTGGCAGAAGAACGAAGGTATCGACCTTATCCAGAAGCTTAAGAAAGCTGGCGCTCCGGTGGACGCCTATGGCTTGCAGGCTCACGATATGCAGGTTTCCGGCGGTCAGGCTGGTGGCCAGGGCGGTGGCGGTTCCTGCTTGAACATCAATACGCTCAAGAGCGCGATTGAAGAAATCTGGAACAAGACCCAGATGCCGATGTTCATCTCTGAATACGATATCGCTTCTAACGACGATAACGACCAGAAGAACTGCTACTCTCAGCAGATCTCCTACTTCATGGAAAATGAACACATTGCCGGTATCACCCTCTGGGGTTACATCTACGGTTCTACTTGGACCTCTGGCGGTAACTCCGGTATTATCAGGAACGGCCAGGACCGTCCGGCCATGACTTGGTTGAAGGATTACCTCTCCAAGAACAAGGGCGTGAACACGACGGGCCTTCCTACGGGCGAAATCACTCCGGTTGAACCTGAACCGCAGACTCCGTTCAAGGGCGAAGCTCTCGCTGTCCCGGGCAAGATTGAAGTCGAAGACTTCGACGTTCCGGGTAAGGGCAAGAACGAAGACGGCACGAGCAACGCTTCTTATGCCGACGATGGCGAAAACCACGGTGATTCCGACTACCGCAAGGATACCGGTGCCGACCTTTACAAGAAGGCTACTGGCGTTGCTCTCGGCTACAACAATACCGGCGACTGGTACGAATACACCATCAACGTTGCCGAAGCGGGCGAATACACCGCGGTTGCTTCTGTCGCTACCGAAGGCACGGGCGCATTCACGCTCTCCCTCGACGGCAAGGCTCTCGCCGACTTCGAAGTCACGGGAACCAGCTACGACGAATTCACTGACGTGAGCAAGAAGGTGACTCTCCCGGCCGGCAAGCATATCCTCCGCATGGAAGTGACGCAGGAATACTTCGACATCGACTACATCAATTTCGTGAAGGGTGATGCCGGTGATCCGCAGTTCATGCAGCAGAATGTCAAGTTCGACAACAACAGCCGTCAGGACTACCACGTGTTTGACCAGAACGGTGTCCACATGGGCGTGCTCACTGCCTACGGATTCGATGCCGCCAAGGAAATCCTCCAGACCTCTAGCGCTGTGAAGAGCTCCGGCATCTACTACCTGCGCTGCCGTACCACTGGCCAGATGCAGTCTGTAAGAGTGACGAGATAA
- a CDS encoding endo-1,4-beta-xylanase encodes MKKLSLSLAFAAIAGLATVANAAMADGGAKFLGNITTGGQIRSDFAQYWNQITPENGCKWGSIHSLSNGNSGTSKFAWDNFDKCESAYKWAKEKPGERHFKFHALVWGSQYPNFLCKKKNPGITVELTKKYITEWFDAVAAKFPDLEYIDVVNEAIWAGDNYHSGYGKPAAGAEGHSTDDTECGGSYIIEALGGDRVVNGKHQYDFITTAFKMARERWPKAVLIYNDYNTLSWQINEGIELIQTIVKNGAPVDAYGQQAHDCKGMSKNDFESKMTRIHNETGLPLLVSEYDIGEADDTKQKNDYANQIPFMWETPWVAGITIWGYINGSTWVANTGLIEKDGRKRASMNWLEEYFANNLSKGKNDVTFTPVEPEPQIPFKGEPIAIPGKVEAEDFDIPGKGVNEDGTSNQSYSDDSENHGDSDYRKDTGVDLYKKATGVIVGYNSEGDWLEWTVNVGDAGDYTMFAAVAAAGSTSSFQLSLDGKALTDVITVPAAKEGEENYDDYNKVKANVTLPAGKHILRMDVTGAWFDVDYFTFVKGKDATDPEPIENPGQETFIGQNLELTNNKLQDYYVFDMQGNRLGLISAYGFNAASDLLKSSSAIRSSGIYYLRSRTTGKMQSVRITK; translated from the coding sequence ATGAAAAAGCTATCCCTCTCTCTTGCTTTTGCAGCCATTGCAGGCCTTGCGACTGTTGCTAATGCGGCAATGGCCGATGGCGGTGCAAAATTCCTGGGCAATATTACTACGGGCGGCCAAATCCGTAGCGACTTTGCCCAATACTGGAACCAGATTACTCCCGAAAACGGCTGTAAGTGGGGCTCTATCCATTCCCTTTCTAACGGTAACAGCGGTACAAGTAAGTTCGCCTGGGACAACTTCGACAAGTGCGAAAGCGCCTACAAGTGGGCCAAGGAAAAACCGGGTGAACGCCATTTCAAGTTCCACGCTCTCGTTTGGGGCTCGCAGTACCCGAACTTCCTCTGCAAAAAGAAAAATCCGGGCATTACCGTAGAACTCACCAAGAAGTACATTACCGAATGGTTCGATGCCGTTGCGGCCAAGTTCCCTGACCTCGAATACATCGACGTGGTGAACGAAGCCATCTGGGCCGGTGACAACTACCACTCCGGTTACGGCAAGCCTGCTGCAGGTGCCGAAGGCCACAGCACCGACGATACCGAATGCGGCGGCTCCTACATTATCGAAGCCCTCGGCGGTGACCGCGTTGTAAATGGCAAGCACCAGTACGACTTTATCACCACCGCTTTCAAGATGGCCCGCGAACGCTGGCCAAAAGCCGTGCTCATCTATAACGATTACAATACGCTTTCCTGGCAGATCAACGAAGGTATCGAACTCATCCAGACTATTGTCAAGAACGGTGCTCCGGTCGATGCCTACGGCCAGCAGGCTCACGACTGTAAGGGCATGAGCAAGAACGATTTCGAAAGCAAGATGACTCGAATCCATAACGAGACGGGCCTCCCGCTCCTCGTTTCGGAATACGATATCGGCGAAGCGGACGATACCAAACAGAAAAACGATTACGCAAACCAGATTCCGTTCATGTGGGAAACTCCGTGGGTTGCAGGCATTACCATTTGGGGCTATATCAACGGCTCTACCTGGGTTGCAAACACCGGCCTTATTGAAAAAGATGGCCGCAAGCGCGCTTCCATGAACTGGCTCGAAGAATACTTTGCGAACAACTTAAGCAAGGGCAAGAACGATGTGACCTTCACGCCGGTTGAACCCGAACCGCAGATTCCGTTCAAGGGAGAACCGATTGCCATTCCGGGTAAAGTCGAGGCCGAAGATTTCGATATCCCGGGCAAGGGCGTCAACGAAGACGGCACGAGCAACCAGTCCTATAGCGATGATTCCGAAAATCACGGCGACAGCGACTACCGCAAGGATACCGGTGTCGACCTTTACAAGAAGGCGACTGGCGTTATCGTGGGCTACAACAGCGAAGGCGACTGGCTCGAATGGACCGTGAACGTGGGTGATGCAGGTGACTACACGATGTTTGCTGCCGTGGCTGCCGCAGGTTCTACTTCCAGCTTCCAGCTCTCCCTCGATGGCAAGGCGCTCACCGACGTGATTACGGTTCCTGCCGCCAAGGAAGGCGAAGAAAATTACGACGACTACAACAAGGTCAAGGCCAACGTGACTCTCCCGGCAGGCAAGCACATCCTCCGCATGGATGTAACGGGCGCCTGGTTCGACGTAGACTACTTCACCTTCGTGAAGGGCAAGGACGCAACCGACCCCGAACCGATTGAAAATCCGGGCCAGGAAACCTTTATCGGCCAGAACCTTGAACTCACGAACAACAAACTTCAAGATTACTACGTGTTCGACATGCAAGGTAACCGCTTGGGACTGATTTCGGCCTATGGATTCAATGCCGCATCCGACCTGCTCAAGTCTTCTAGCGCTATCAGGTCTTCGGGCATCTACTACCTGCGCAGCCGCACTACAGGCAAAATGCAATCTGTTCGAATTACAAAATAA
- a CDS encoding endo-1,4-beta-xylanase, with protein MKQKLSFSALAVALSCAVPSFAGPGLADGAAKFIGNITQSNSVGSDFTALWNQATAENGCKWGSVEGTRGRYNWGACDAAYNWAKQNGGHFKFHALVWGSQYPNWLNGLSTDETKKAITAWFDAVKEHYPDLEMIDVVNEAIRTGNNSYHSPYGKNNNIIPALGGDNGGNYQFVTTAFKMARERWPKAILIYNDYNTVQWNKDQGIQLIQTIKKNGAPVDAYGLQAHDMMSQGGGQGGTGGGGVCLNINTLKSITKEIWDKTQTPMFISEYDIATTDDNIQKQCYSEQISHFMENEHIAGITIWGYIYGRTWLDCNGTASGCSGIVKNGQDRAALKWMREYLKSNKGVNTTGLKTGVLTPVEPVPRKLFKGSAFDIPGKIEAEDFDISGVGETNGVSNVSYSESDIENHGDVTDYRKDTTGVDLYKKATGIIVGYNSEGDWLEYTVNVKEAGDYTMFAAVAAAGSTSSFQLSLDGKELTNVITVPAAKSGEENYDDYNKVKANVSLTAGTHILRMTVTGSWFDIDYFTFVKGKDATDPEPIEIEDDPMFVQPSIQIGENGLQDYFVFDVHGVNLGVLSAYGFEGAAEILQNTGDIKASGIYYLRNRWTGKMQSVRISR; from the coding sequence ATGAAACAGAAACTTTCTTTCTCTGCTTTGGCGGTCGCGCTTTCTTGTGCCGTTCCGTCGTTCGCTGGCCCCGGCCTTGCCGATGGCGCAGCCAAGTTCATTGGTAACATTACCCAGAGTAATAGTGTCGGCTCAGACTTTACTGCGCTCTGGAACCAGGCTACGGCCGAAAACGGCTGTAAGTGGGGTTCCGTCGAAGGTACTCGTGGCCGTTACAACTGGGGTGCCTGCGATGCTGCCTATAACTGGGCAAAGCAGAACGGGGGTCACTTCAAGTTCCACGCTTTGGTGTGGGGCTCCCAGTATCCGAACTGGCTCAATGGCCTTAGCACAGACGAAACGAAGAAGGCGATTACCGCCTGGTTCGATGCGGTCAAGGAACATTACCCCGATCTCGAAATGATCGACGTGGTGAACGAAGCTATCCGCACGGGCAACAACAGCTATCATTCTCCTTATGGCAAGAACAACAATATCATTCCGGCACTCGGTGGCGATAACGGTGGCAATTACCAGTTCGTAACGACGGCCTTCAAGATGGCCCGTGAACGTTGGCCGAAGGCTATCCTCATTTATAACGACTACAACACCGTCCAGTGGAACAAGGACCAGGGTATTCAGCTTATCCAGACCATCAAGAAAAACGGTGCTCCGGTCGACGCATACGGCTTGCAGGCCCACGACATGATGAGCCAGGGCGGTGGCCAGGGCGGTACCGGTGGCGGCGGCGTCTGCTTGAACATCAATACGCTCAAGAGCATTACCAAGGAAATCTGGGACAAGACCCAGACCCCGATGTTCATCAGCGAATACGACATTGCGACTACCGATGATAATATCCAGAAGCAGTGCTACTCCGAACAGATTTCTCACTTCATGGAAAACGAACACATTGCCGGCATTACCATTTGGGGCTACATTTATGGTCGCACGTGGCTCGACTGTAACGGCACTGCGAGTGGCTGCTCCGGCATTGTCAAGAATGGCCAGGACCGCGCCGCTTTGAAGTGGATGAGGGAGTACCTCAAGAGCAACAAGGGCGTGAACACGACTGGCCTCAAGACGGGTGTGCTCACTCCGGTCGAACCTGTGCCGCGCAAGTTGTTCAAGGGCTCTGCATTCGACATCCCGGGCAAAATCGAAGCCGAAGACTTTGATATTTCCGGTGTCGGCGAAACCAATGGCGTGAGTAACGTTTCTTACAGCGAAAGCGATATCGAAAATCACGGCGACGTGACGGATTACCGCAAGGACACGACGGGTGTTGACCTCTACAAGAAGGCGACCGGCATCATCGTGGGCTACAACAGCGAAGGCGATTGGCTTGAATACACCGTGAACGTAAAAGAAGCGGGCGACTACACCATGTTCGCAGCCGTGGCTGCCGCAGGTTCGACTTCCAGCTTCCAGCTTTCTCTCGACGGCAAGGAACTCACCAACGTGATTACTGTTCCTGCAGCAAAGTCCGGCGAAGAAAACTACGACGACTACAACAAGGTCAAGGCTAACGTGTCCCTCACGGCCGGCACGCATATCCTCCGCATGACGGTGACTGGCTCCTGGTTCGACATCGACTACTTCACCTTCGTGAAGGGTAAAGATGCTACCGACCCCGAACCGATTGAAATCGAAGATGATCCGATGTTTGTCCAGCCGAGCATCCAGATCGGTGAAAACGGCCTGCAGGACTACTTCGTGTTCGACGTGCATGGCGTGAACTTGGGCGTGCTTTCGGCCTACGGTTTCGAAGGCGCTGCCGAAATTCTCCAGAACACGGGCGACATCAAGGCTTCCGGTATCTACTACCTGCGTAACCGCTGGACCGGAAAAATGCAGTCTGTGAGAATTTCTAGGTAA
- a CDS encoding glycoside hydrolase family 2 TIM barrel-domain containing protein, whose protein sequence is MKRFLVSSAVTCASLCATFATTAIAQPNDEWNGKPRVFAVNALTPHVTSMPYSTVEEAVKGDRHASEWYQTLSGKWKFFHVEKPAQRNNDFYKDNYDVSGWNEIPVPSSWQLFGYDHPIYTNVVYPWAQTHNVSAPAAPTNFNPVGHYRRNFTIPEKWSGKRIRLHFEGVESAYYVWVNGNYVGYAEDTFTDHEFDINKYLRKGENNVSVQVFRWCDGSWLEDQDFIRLAGIFRDVYLYAVPEVHIQDFQIDATLTNNYTDGLLKTTAWIYNSTGSASSEFTVELSLYNDKGTEVISPSAQKVSGIGSKGEKSVHFELPITKPDRWSAETPNLYTAVLAIKDASGKVIQVESNKIGFRKIEIKKDNGAPRLYVNGMPVKFHGVDRHELDPDNGRAVTYDRMEKDVILMKRFNINALRMSHYPNNPYMYDLCDKYGIYVIDEANVESHGANGSLPKNSDDWRAPAVDRMNSMVQRDKNHPCIILWSLGNEAGNGNVFASERERAHQIDSTRFVHYEGDWNNADVNSWMYYGPDAVRNYKDANKPIMLCEYEHAMGNSVGDLQEYMDAFYGNPRSFGGFIWDFIDQGLRHKGTPYFEFGGMWGDWQNDDNFCANGLVFPDRALQPEIWEVKYQYAQVRVKNVDAAKGKIQIESRYLYKNLGDFLDGYWSIKENGKVIKEGKLSGSQMNVGPNEKKEITIDMPKIETTVGAEYFLDLDFRLKNDELWAKAGYSIAHEQFGIDLGQLWSTEIDISTLPTYKVNKANGLEIEGKDFKIRFDEKNGTLASYVLGNDTIIKNGGIPNFWRAPIDNDKGFNMEKGHGEWRKASLKRNVTSEVKEVSQQETQVTFNFTFPDVGSTKMKMTYYVYGSGDIVVSYTLNPDGSKSYLPNVGTIFTVPGGYEKVRWFGRGPDENYMGRNRGSFMGLYSTLADSMTVTYMEIGETGQRTDVKWATLTNNDGKGLMIVGNPRMEFSAQHYTPEQLSNVKLPWELKRDKDITLRVDLHQMGVGGINSWGAQPLDAYLLKANREYSHTFRLAPIRQKLNDPTEYSLLGFRNFGWNKEIAPAKYGETEIKKIYENQPDKDITEEANEETEGRTPILPGSVKMANNAVRDYSVFDMQGRLVTKFTTVGIEDLQAKTTAAVKRSGTYLVKTKTGTAYRINVK, encoded by the coding sequence ATGAAAAGGTTCTTGGTTTCGTCTGCCGTAACGTGCGCGTCGTTGTGCGCTACGTTTGCAACTACGGCAATTGCTCAACCCAACGATGAATGGAACGGCAAACCGCGTGTGTTTGCGGTGAATGCGCTTACGCCGCACGTCACGTCTATGCCGTACTCTACGGTCGAAGAGGCCGTGAAGGGTGACCGCCACGCTTCTGAGTGGTACCAGACACTTTCGGGTAAGTGGAAATTTTTCCATGTTGAAAAGCCCGCCCAGCGCAATAACGATTTCTACAAAGACAACTACGATGTGTCCGGCTGGAACGAAATTCCGGTGCCGTCGTCTTGGCAACTGTTTGGTTACGACCACCCGATTTACACCAACGTGGTTTACCCGTGGGCGCAGACCCATAACGTGTCTGCACCTGCAGCCCCTACCAACTTTAACCCGGTGGGCCATTACCGCCGTAACTTCACCATTCCCGAAAAGTGGAGCGGCAAACGCATTCGCCTGCACTTTGAAGGCGTGGAATCTGCCTACTACGTTTGGGTGAACGGCAACTACGTAGGCTACGCCGAAGACACCTTTACGGACCATGAATTCGATATCAACAAGTACTTGCGCAAAGGCGAAAACAACGTCTCTGTTCAGGTGTTCCGCTGGTGCGATGGTTCTTGGCTCGAAGACCAGGACTTCATTCGTCTCGCCGGTATTTTCCGCGATGTGTACCTGTATGCAGTCCCTGAAGTGCATATTCAGGATTTCCAGATCGATGCGACGCTCACGAACAACTATACCGATGGCTTGCTGAAGACGACAGCCTGGATTTACAATTCTACGGGCTCGGCTTCCAGCGAATTCACTGTGGAACTTTCCCTGTACAACGACAAAGGTACCGAAGTGATTTCCCCGTCGGCACAGAAGGTTTCTGGCATTGGTTCGAAGGGTGAAAAGAGCGTGCACTTTGAACTCCCGATTACAAAGCCGGACCGCTGGTCTGCCGAAACGCCGAACCTGTATACGGCGGTACTTGCCATTAAAGATGCTAGCGGCAAGGTAATTCAGGTCGAAAGCAACAAGATCGGTTTCCGCAAGATCGAAATCAAGAAGGATAACGGTGCTCCGCGCTTGTACGTGAACGGCATGCCGGTGAAATTCCATGGTGTTGACCGCCATGAACTCGACCCGGATAACGGCCGCGCGGTTACATACGATCGCATGGAAAAAGACGTGATTCTCATGAAGCGCTTTAACATTAACGCGCTGCGTATGTCGCACTATCCGAATAACCCTTACATGTACGATCTTTGCGACAAGTACGGTATTTATGTGATTGACGAAGCAAACGTCGAAAGCCATGGTGCAAACGGCAGCTTGCCCAAGAATAGCGACGACTGGCGTGCCCCCGCTGTGGACCGTATGAATTCCATGGTGCAGCGAGACAAGAACCACCCCTGCATTATTCTGTGGTCTTTGGGTAACGAAGCCGGTAACGGTAACGTATTTGCCTCTGAACGTGAACGTGCCCATCAGATTGACTCCACCCGCTTTGTGCATTACGAAGGCGACTGGAATAACGCCGATGTGAACAGCTGGATGTACTATGGCCCCGACGCCGTGCGTAACTATAAGGACGCCAACAAGCCGATTATGCTTTGCGAATACGAACACGCCATGGGTAACTCCGTTGGCGACCTGCAAGAATATATGGATGCCTTCTACGGCAACCCGCGCAGCTTCGGTGGCTTTATTTGGGACTTCATTGACCAGGGACTCCGCCACAAGGGTACGCCGTACTTTGAATTCGGCGGCATGTGGGGTGACTGGCAGAACGATGACAACTTCTGCGCCAACGGCCTCGTGTTCCCGGATCGCGCCTTGCAGCCCGAAATTTGGGAAGTCAAGTATCAGTATGCACAGGTTCGCGTCAAGAACGTCGACGCCGCCAAGGGCAAGATTCAGATCGAAAGCCGCTACCTCTACAAGAACCTGGGAGATTTCCTCGATGGCTACTGGTCTATCAAGGAAAACGGCAAGGTCATCAAGGAGGGCAAACTGAGCGGTTCGCAGATGAACGTTGGCCCGAACGAAAAGAAAGAAATCACGATTGACATGCCGAAAATCGAAACCACAGTTGGTGCCGAGTACTTCTTGGATCTCGATTTCCGCCTCAAGAACGATGAACTCTGGGCTAAGGCCGGCTATAGCATTGCCCACGAACAGTTCGGCATTGATTTGGGCCAGCTCTGGTCTACTGAAATCGATATCAGCACCTTGCCGACTTACAAGGTGAACAAGGCGAACGGCCTCGAAATCGAGGGCAAAGATTTCAAGATTCGCTTCGACGAAAAGAACGGCACGCTTGCAAGCTATGTTCTCGGTAACGATACCATTATCAAGAACGGCGGTATTCCGAACTTCTGGCGTGCCCCGATTGACAACGACAAGGGCTTCAATATGGAAAAGGGACATGGCGAATGGCGTAAGGCAAGCCTGAAGCGCAACGTGACCTCCGAAGTCAAGGAAGTTTCTCAGCAAGAAACCCAGGTGACCTTCAACTTCACGTTCCCCGACGTGGGCAGCACCAAGATGAAGATGACTTACTATGTATACGGTAGTGGCGATATCGTGGTGAGCTACACGCTCAATCCCGATGGCTCCAAGAGCTACTTGCCGAACGTGGGTACAATCTTTACCGTGCCGGGTGGCTACGAAAAGGTCCGCTGGTTTGGTCGCGGCCCCGACGAAAACTACATGGGCCGTAACCGCGGAAGCTTCATGGGCCTCTATTCGACGCTTGCCGATTCTATGACGGTCACGTACATGGAAATCGGCGAAACCGGCCAGCGCACCGACGTCAAGTGGGCAACGCTCACCAACAACGACGGCAAGGGCCTGATGATTGTGGGTAACCCGCGCATGGAATTCAGCGCCCAGCATTACACTCCGGAACAGCTTTCCAACGTAAAGCTCCCGTGGGAACTCAAGCGTGACAAGGACATTACGCTCCGCGTAGACTTGCACCAGATGGGCGTTGGCGGTATCAATTCCTGGGGTGCCCAGCCGCTCGATGCGTACCTGCTCAAGGCTAACCGCGAATATTCTCACACCTTCCGCCTGGCTCCGATTCGCCAAAAGCTGAACGACCCGACCGAATACTCCTTGCTCGGCTTCAGGAACTTTGGCTGGAACAAGGAAATCGCCCCGGCTAAGTACGGCGAAACAGAAATCAAGAAGATTTACGAAAACCAGCCGGACAAGGATATTACCGAAGAAGCCAATGAGGAAACCGAAGGTCGGACCCCGATTCTGCCGGGTAGCGTAAAAATGGCAAATAATGCAGTCCGCGACTACAGTGTGTTTGACATGCAGGGCCGACTTGTTACTAAATTTACGACAGTTGGTATCGAAGATTTGCAGGCCAAGACAACGGCCGCGGTCAAGCGCTCAGGTACTTATTTGGTGAAAACTAAGACGGGTACGGCTTACCGCATCAACGTAAAGTAA